GAACAAGAGGAAGAGCCCGTACTCGGACGAAATTTCGGGCGCCGAAGTGGACTACAAGTTGTCATGTCGCTGCTGCTTGAAGACGAATGTGGAGTACCTCAAACTGGACTCGGTGGCGGTGGCGCGCAGTCTCGACCCGGCGGACGCTTCTGAGAAGATCCCGCTGCTCCGTTGCCTGCTCTTCTGCGTGAGCGCCGAGAATACGCCGGAGCTGCCGCAGAACATCTGCATCGAGTGCAGCAAGAGTCTGCAAATCGCCTACTACTTCCTTCAGAATGCCCTGCGTGCTCACGAGATCCTGTGCCGGAAGCTGTGCCCCAAGGTCTCAAGGAGACTGAATGGCACTTTGGCTCAAGAGCCAGCGCTGGCAGAGGTGGGTTGCCCTAAATAGTCGCCTTTCCAGCGTTCAATACTATGTTTTCCCCTTTCAGCCGGGGTCACAGCCCCTGAAAACAATGCGGCACGAGTGTCAGGTCTGCGGAGAAGTGGTTTACAATCGCCTCGAGCTCAAACAACACATTCGCCAGCATGCAGGTACAGTTTGCATTTCGCCACAACCGTAATTTACTTCACTAACAATGTAAATTCTTTTCCAGAGGGTCTGTCGTACAACTGCAAGTTGTGCAGCTTCACATCGTTAAAGCAACGCGTTTTGTTCGAGCACTATGTGACCATGCATAACATGCCCCTAAGCCAGGCAGAGGAGCACGTAAAATCAAAGCCTTTCTCAGCGCCAAAAGAAGAGGAGCTCAAGGCGGTGTGTACGCTTGAGGACATGGAGTTGCTGATACCCACCGTACTAAGGCCGGAAGATTACgtgcagccgcagccgcataTAGATAACGAGCAACTGCAAGACAttgagcagcagctggccgtTAGCATGGGTGAACCCGCACCGGCAGTGGACACCCTCACTTCCACCCTTCCGCCCATGGATACGCCCAATGTTAGCATCGGCACTGAGTACCTCGTTCTGCCCGATGGTTCGCTGCAACAAGTTAACGGAAGCGGTAAGTTGAGCGAGCACGAAGTTCATgattgcaaaatgaaaaactcaTAATGATATTTTTAAGGCGTGGTCATCGAGTATATTGACGATAGCAAACCGAATAATTCAGCCAACGTCAATATAAGCCTACAAAATCTGCTGTCCAGCCAAAATGAACCAATGGACATCGATGTCAACGAATTAATCGTGGAGGATATGATGCCGCAGATAAGAAGTAAGATCATTTTCCGAGACTTACAAACCTAttctactatttttttttacgctTACAGTCAAGGCAAAACCACCCGCTAGCGGAACATCCATTTACAAGCACAAGTGCAAATTGTGTCCGAAAGCATTTTCCACTGTAGCGCGTCTAAAATCTCATCAGTTGACTCACAGCAGTTAGTTTATTCCACCTTCATTAACAGCCGTCTTTTATCATACCCGATGACTAATTCACTCTCTTTCAAACAGATCTGCCCAAATTCTACTGCGACCAATGCAATTTTTACTCACTGCGCAGCGCCGATCTTATACAGCATTACAAGATGGTCCACCATCGGTTTGAAGAAAATGGAAAGATCGGAAAAGATCAGGCGCAAGTTGGAGAGTCCCGCGTCTACTCGTGCGACATGTGTCTGTTTGAGACGTCCACCGTCAGCCAGTTGCGAACCCACTACAAGGAGCGGCATACGGTGCAACCCACGGAGGTGCAGCTGCGTCCCAGTTGGACGGGCGAGCCGGCAGCCAACCCTGCCCCAACTACACCGAAAGGCGTTGCCGCCAAGCAGCAGACTCCAGCTACGATATCAAATCACATCGACATCCCGTTGGGCATTAAATGTGAGTCTTGAGTTCGTTTTAACCAGGGCATTTGAACTGGTATCAACTTTCACCGGGTTTTTGGACAGTTATgaaataattcgcaaaattcTCACTAAGCTTTTCGTTAGTTAAATGagtatatttaattattatttattaggtATTTCaccatattttttgttgagcTTTTAACTAACTTtgtgcaatatttttttttaaatttttttttcttttttcggtaAACCATAAAC
This sequence is a window from Drosophila teissieri strain GT53w chromosome 2R, Prin_Dtei_1.1, whole genome shotgun sequence. Protein-coding genes within it:
- the LOC122613712 gene encoding uncharacterized protein LOC122613712 isoform X4, which gives rise to MALNKRKSPYSDEISGAEVDYKLSCRCCLKTNVEYLKLDSVAVARSLDPADASEKIPLLRCLLFCVSAENTPELPQNICIECSKSLQIAYYFLQNALRAHEILCRKLCPKVSRRLNGTLAQEPALAEPGSQPLKTMRHECQVCGEVVYNRLELKQHIRQHAEGLSYNCKLCSFTSLKQRVLFEHYVTMHNMPLSQAEEHVKSKPFSAPKEEELKAVCTLEDMELLIPTVLRPEDYVQPQPHIDNEQLQDIEQQLAVSMGEPAPAVDTLTSTLPPMDTPNVSIGTEYLVLPDGSLQQVNGSGVVIEYIDDSKPNNSANVNISLQNLLSSQNEPMDIDVNELIVEDMMPQIRIKAKPPASGTSIYKHKCKLCPKAFSTVARLKSHQLTHSNLPKFYCDQCNFYSLRSADLIQHYKMVHHRFEENGKIGKDQAQVGESRVYSCDMCLFETSTVSQLRTHYKERHTVQPTEVQLRPSWTGEPAANPAPTTPKGVAAKQQTPATISNHIDIPLGIKYPSVVVETQAPVEQPVHQPMVNPVQQIEPMATTSTTITESGDINVVVDATPLFYAATSNSLIVTNSAPVTTVVESTGEAENHAFGIFPEITEGNLPENEAVQQTPANISGNSMFGDMQDFIDNTDVAAICTIPADDMPVVDGDDIVIDNNNISLDFDAENLFEDFEEEEEAVGEEEEDVENDDENDNNDAATDQNLLLTSDDDDVDDFDDEQSKHLQKPYCIYCNKKFTSQYKFENHMFIHRGLAPYRCELCTNLYNMKRLLIRHYKTVHKRMPTRDMVQAKGDKVSVARTNIEKLYPGRIKKPMLMCAKCPFECESDSEMRKHLNAHHGINEGVSEHANEVFIIRKLPFECPRCIRSFAAKTTLSRHLQRSHLVDTIIEMQVPQSEEATTTTMATSSLTIPGPENPVIENSQQNEMMQTDVGAEKMTTAALGNGDGNDNLKTLLFGDEQ